A window of the Mus pahari chromosome 1, PAHARI_EIJ_v1.1, whole genome shotgun sequence genome harbors these coding sequences:
- the Dpf1 gene encoding zinc finger protein neuro-d4 isoform X9 yields MATAIQNPLKSLGEDFYREAIEHCRSYNARLCAERSLRLPFLDSQTGVAQNNCYIWMEKTHRGPGLAPGQIYTYPARCWRKKRRLNILEDPRLRPCEYKIDCEAPLKKEGGLPEGPVLEALLCAETGEKKVELKEEETIMDCQHISAPTFLTPQSPFYWAQKQQLLEFPHDLEVEDLEEDMPRRKNRAKGKAYGIGGLRKRQDTASLEDRDKPYVCDICGKRYKNRPGLSYHYTHTHLAEEEGEEHTERHALPFHRKNNHKPKKAPDGTVIPNGYCDFCLGGSKKTGCPEDLISCADCGRSGHPSCLQFTVNMTAAVRTYRWQCIECKSCSLCGTSENDDQLLFCDDCDRGYHMYCLSPPMAEPPEGSWSCHLCLRHLKEKASAYITLT; encoded by the exons ATGGCCACCGCCATTCAGAACCCGCTTAAGTC CCTTGGCGAGGACTTCTACCGGGAGGCCATCGAGCACTGTCGCAGCTACAACGCGCGCCTGTGTGCCGAGCGCAGCCTGCGCCTGCCCTTCCTCGACTCGCAGACCGGCGTGGCCCAGAACAACTGCTACATCTGGATGGAGAAGACCCACCGCGGGCCTG GTTTGGCCCCGGGACAGATCTACACTTACCCCGCCCGCTGTTGGAGGAAGAAACGGAGACTCAACATCCTGGAGGACCCCAGGCTCCGGCCCTGCGAGTACAAGATCG ATTGTGAGGCACCGCTGAAGAAGGAGGGTGGCCTCCCGGAAGGGCCAGTCCTCGAGGCTCTGCTGTGTGCTgagactggagagaagaaagtggagctgaaggaggaggagaccatCATGGACTGTCAG CACATCAGTGCCCCCACCTTCTTGACCCCCCAATCTCCCTTCTACTGGGCCCAGAAACAGCAGTTGCTGGAGTTTCCGCATGATCTCGAGGTAGAAGACTTGGAGGAAGACATGCCCAGGAGGAAGAACAGGGCCAAAGGAAAG GCATATGGCATTGGAGGTCTCCGCAAACGCCAGGACACCGCATCTCTGGAGGACCGAGACAAGCCTTACGTCTGTGATA TCTGCGGGAAGAGATATAAGAACCGGCCAGGACTCAGCTACCattacacccacacccacctggctgaggaggagggggaggagcacACTGAGCGCCACGCCCTGCCTTTTCACCGGAAAAACAACCATAAAC CCAAGAAAGCACCAGATGGCACTGTCATCCCCAATGGCTACTGTGACTTTTGCCTGGGGGGCTCCAAGAAGACTGGGTGTCCCGAGGACCTCATCTCCTGTGCAGACTGTGGGCGATCAG GACATCCCTCGTGTTTACAGTTCACCGTGAACATGACCGCAGCTGTGCGGACCTACCGCTGGCAGTGCATTGAATGCAAGTCCTGCAGCCTGTGTGGCACCTCGGAGAATGAC GACCAGCTGCTGTTCTGTGATGACTGCGATCGAGGTTACCACATGTACTGCCTGAGCCCTCCCATGGCGGAGCCCCCGGAAG GGAGCTGGAGTTGCCACCTCTGTCTTCGGCACTTGAAAGAGAAGGCCTCTGCTTACATCACCCTGACTTAG
- the Dpf1 gene encoding zinc finger protein neuro-d4 isoform X1 — MATAIQNPLKSLGEDFYREAIEHCRSYNARLCAERSLRLPFLDSQTGVAQNNCYIWMEKTHRGPGLAPGQIYTYPARCWRKKRRLNILEDPRLRPCEYKIDCEAPLKKEGGLPEGPVLEALLCAETGEKKVELKEEETIMDCQHISAPTFLTPQSPFYWAQKQQLLEFPHDLEVEDLEEDMPRRKNRAKGKAYGIGGLRKRQDTASLEDRDKPYVCDICGKRYKNRPGLSYHYTHTHLAEEEGEEHTERHALPFHRKNNHKQFYKELAWVPEAQRKHTAKKAPDGTVIPNGYCDFCLGGSKKTGCPEDLISCADCGRSGHPSCLQFTVNMTAAVRTYRWQCIECKSCSLCGTSENDGASWAGLTPQDQLLFCDDCDRGYHMYCLSPPMAEPPEGSWSCHLCLRHLKEKASAYITLT; from the exons ATGGCCACCGCCATTCAGAACCCGCTTAAGTC CCTTGGCGAGGACTTCTACCGGGAGGCCATCGAGCACTGTCGCAGCTACAACGCGCGCCTGTGTGCCGAGCGCAGCCTGCGCCTGCCCTTCCTCGACTCGCAGACCGGCGTGGCCCAGAACAACTGCTACATCTGGATGGAGAAGACCCACCGCGGGCCTG GTTTGGCCCCGGGACAGATCTACACTTACCCCGCCCGCTGTTGGAGGAAGAAACGGAGACTCAACATCCTGGAGGACCCCAGGCTCCGGCCCTGCGAGTACAAGATCG ATTGTGAGGCACCGCTGAAGAAGGAGGGTGGCCTCCCGGAAGGGCCAGTCCTCGAGGCTCTGCTGTGTGCTgagactggagagaagaaagtggagctgaaggaggaggagaccatCATGGACTGTCAG CACATCAGTGCCCCCACCTTCTTGACCCCCCAATCTCCCTTCTACTGGGCCCAGAAACAGCAGTTGCTGGAGTTTCCGCATGATCTCGAGGTAGAAGACTTGGAGGAAGACATGCCCAGGAGGAAGAACAGGGCCAAAGGAAAG GCATATGGCATTGGAGGTCTCCGCAAACGCCAGGACACCGCATCTCTGGAGGACCGAGACAAGCCTTACGTCTGTGATA TCTGCGGGAAGAGATATAAGAACCGGCCAGGACTCAGCTACCattacacccacacccacctggctgaggaggagggggaggagcacACTGAGCGCCACGCCCTGCCTTTTCACCGGAAAAACAACCATAAAC agtttTACAAAGAATTGGCCTGGGTCCCCGAGGCACAGAGGAAACACACAG CCAAGAAAGCACCAGATGGCACTGTCATCCCCAATGGCTACTGTGACTTTTGCCTGGGGGGCTCCAAGAAGACTGGGTGTCCCGAGGACCTCATCTCCTGTGCAGACTGTGGGCGATCAG GACATCCCTCGTGTTTACAGTTCACCGTGAACATGACCGCAGCTGTGCGGACCTACCGCTGGCAGTGCATTGAATGCAAGTCCTGCAGCCTGTGTGGCACCTCGGAGAATGAC GGTGCCAGCTGGGCGGGTCTCACCCCCCAGGACCAGCTGCTGTTCTGTGATGACTGCGATCGAGGTTACCACATGTACTGCCTGAGCCCTCCCATGGCGGAGCCCCCGGAAG GGAGCTGGAGTTGCCACCTCTGTCTTCGGCACTTGAAAGAGAAGGCCTCTGCTTACATCACCCTGACTTAG
- the Dpf1 gene encoding zinc finger protein neuro-d4 isoform X6, whose translation MATAIQNPLKSLGEDFYREAIEHCRSYNARLCAERSLRLPFLDSQTGVAQNNCYIWMEKTHRGPGLAPGQIYTYPARCWRKKRRLNILEDPRLRPCEYKIDCEAPLKKEGGLPEGPVLEALLCAETGEKKVELKEEETIMDCQKQQLLEFPHDLEVEDLEEDMPRRKNRAKGKAYGIGGLRKRQDTASLEDRDKPYVCDICGKRYKNRPGLSYHYTHTHLAEEEGEEHTERHALPFHRKNNHKQFYKELAWVPEAQRKHTAKKAPDGTVIPNGYCDFCLGGSKKTGCPEDLISCADCGRSGHPSCLQFTVNMTAAVRTYRWQCIECKSCSLCGTSENDDQLLFCDDCDRGYHMYCLSPPMAEPPEGSWSCHLCLRHLKEKASAYITLT comes from the exons ATGGCCACCGCCATTCAGAACCCGCTTAAGTC CCTTGGCGAGGACTTCTACCGGGAGGCCATCGAGCACTGTCGCAGCTACAACGCGCGCCTGTGTGCCGAGCGCAGCCTGCGCCTGCCCTTCCTCGACTCGCAGACCGGCGTGGCCCAGAACAACTGCTACATCTGGATGGAGAAGACCCACCGCGGGCCTG GTTTGGCCCCGGGACAGATCTACACTTACCCCGCCCGCTGTTGGAGGAAGAAACGGAGACTCAACATCCTGGAGGACCCCAGGCTCCGGCCCTGCGAGTACAAGATCG ATTGTGAGGCACCGCTGAAGAAGGAGGGTGGCCTCCCGGAAGGGCCAGTCCTCGAGGCTCTGCTGTGTGCTgagactggagagaagaaagtggagctgaaggaggaggagaccatCATGGACTGTCAG AAACAGCAGTTGCTGGAGTTTCCGCATGATCTCGAGGTAGAAGACTTGGAGGAAGACATGCCCAGGAGGAAGAACAGGGCCAAAGGAAAG GCATATGGCATTGGAGGTCTCCGCAAACGCCAGGACACCGCATCTCTGGAGGACCGAGACAAGCCTTACGTCTGTGATA TCTGCGGGAAGAGATATAAGAACCGGCCAGGACTCAGCTACCattacacccacacccacctggctgaggaggagggggaggagcacACTGAGCGCCACGCCCTGCCTTTTCACCGGAAAAACAACCATAAAC agtttTACAAAGAATTGGCCTGGGTCCCCGAGGCACAGAGGAAACACACAG CCAAGAAAGCACCAGATGGCACTGTCATCCCCAATGGCTACTGTGACTTTTGCCTGGGGGGCTCCAAGAAGACTGGGTGTCCCGAGGACCTCATCTCCTGTGCAGACTGTGGGCGATCAG GACATCCCTCGTGTTTACAGTTCACCGTGAACATGACCGCAGCTGTGCGGACCTACCGCTGGCAGTGCATTGAATGCAAGTCCTGCAGCCTGTGTGGCACCTCGGAGAATGAC GACCAGCTGCTGTTCTGTGATGACTGCGATCGAGGTTACCACATGTACTGCCTGAGCCCTCCCATGGCGGAGCCCCCGGAAG GGAGCTGGAGTTGCCACCTCTGTCTTCGGCACTTGAAAGAGAAGGCCTCTGCTTACATCACCCTGACTTAG
- the Dpf1 gene encoding zinc finger protein neuro-d4 isoform X8: MATAIQNPLKSLGEDFYREAIEHCRSYNARLCAERSLRLPFLDSQTGVAQNNCYIWMEKTHRGPGLAPGQIYTYPARCWRKKRRLNILEDPRLRPCEYKIDCEAPLKKEGGLPEGPVLEALLCAETGEKKVELKEEETIMDCQAYGIGGLRKRQDTASLEDRDKPYVCDICGKRYKNRPGLSYHYTHTHLAEEEGEEHTERHALPFHRKNNHKQFYKELAWVPEAQRKHTAKKAPDGTVIPNGYCDFCLGGSKKTGCPEDLISCADCGRSGHPSCLQFTVNMTAAVRTYRWQCIECKSCSLCGTSENDGASWAGLTPQDQLLFCDDCDRGYHMYCLSPPMAEPPEGSWSCHLCLRHLKEKASAYITLT, encoded by the exons ATGGCCACCGCCATTCAGAACCCGCTTAAGTC CCTTGGCGAGGACTTCTACCGGGAGGCCATCGAGCACTGTCGCAGCTACAACGCGCGCCTGTGTGCCGAGCGCAGCCTGCGCCTGCCCTTCCTCGACTCGCAGACCGGCGTGGCCCAGAACAACTGCTACATCTGGATGGAGAAGACCCACCGCGGGCCTG GTTTGGCCCCGGGACAGATCTACACTTACCCCGCCCGCTGTTGGAGGAAGAAACGGAGACTCAACATCCTGGAGGACCCCAGGCTCCGGCCCTGCGAGTACAAGATCG ATTGTGAGGCACCGCTGAAGAAGGAGGGTGGCCTCCCGGAAGGGCCAGTCCTCGAGGCTCTGCTGTGTGCTgagactggagagaagaaagtggagctgaaggaggaggagaccatCATGGACTGTCAG GCATATGGCATTGGAGGTCTCCGCAAACGCCAGGACACCGCATCTCTGGAGGACCGAGACAAGCCTTACGTCTGTGATA TCTGCGGGAAGAGATATAAGAACCGGCCAGGACTCAGCTACCattacacccacacccacctggctgaggaggagggggaggagcacACTGAGCGCCACGCCCTGCCTTTTCACCGGAAAAACAACCATAAAC agtttTACAAAGAATTGGCCTGGGTCCCCGAGGCACAGAGGAAACACACAG CCAAGAAAGCACCAGATGGCACTGTCATCCCCAATGGCTACTGTGACTTTTGCCTGGGGGGCTCCAAGAAGACTGGGTGTCCCGAGGACCTCATCTCCTGTGCAGACTGTGGGCGATCAG GACATCCCTCGTGTTTACAGTTCACCGTGAACATGACCGCAGCTGTGCGGACCTACCGCTGGCAGTGCATTGAATGCAAGTCCTGCAGCCTGTGTGGCACCTCGGAGAATGAC GGTGCCAGCTGGGCGGGTCTCACCCCCCAGGACCAGCTGCTGTTCTGTGATGACTGCGATCGAGGTTACCACATGTACTGCCTGAGCCCTCCCATGGCGGAGCCCCCGGAAG GGAGCTGGAGTTGCCACCTCTGTCTTCGGCACTTGAAAGAGAAGGCCTCTGCTTACATCACCCTGACTTAG
- the Dpf1 gene encoding zinc finger protein neuro-d4 isoform X3: MGGLSARPTAGRTDPAGTCWGQDPGSKMATVIPSPLSLGEDFYREAIEHCRSYNARLCAERSLRLPFLDSQTGVAQNNCYIWMEKTHRGPGLAPGQIYTYPARCWRKKRRLNILEDPRLRPCEYKIDCEAPLKKEGGLPEGPVLEALLCAETGEKKVELKEEETIMDCQKQQLLEFPHDLEVEDLEEDMPRRKNRAKGKAYGIGGLRKRQDTASLEDRDKPYVCDICGKRYKNRPGLSYHYTHTHLAEEEGEEHTERHALPFHRKNNHKPKKAPDGTVIPNGYCDFCLGGSKKTGCPEDLISCADCGRSGHPSCLQFTVNMTAAVRTYRWQCIECKSCSLCGTSENDGASWAGLTPQDQLLFCDDCDRGYHMYCLSPPMAEPPEGSWSCHLCLRHLKEKASAYITLT; encoded by the exons ATGGGCGGCCTCAGCGCCCGCCCGACCGCTGGGAGGACCGACCCGGCAGGGACCTGCTGGGGGCAGGACCCGGGGAGCAAGATGGCCACGGTCATCCCCAGCCCCCTGAG CCTTGGCGAGGACTTCTACCGGGAGGCCATCGAGCACTGTCGCAGCTACAACGCGCGCCTGTGTGCCGAGCGCAGCCTGCGCCTGCCCTTCCTCGACTCGCAGACCGGCGTGGCCCAGAACAACTGCTACATCTGGATGGAGAAGACCCACCGCGGGCCTG GTTTGGCCCCGGGACAGATCTACACTTACCCCGCCCGCTGTTGGAGGAAGAAACGGAGACTCAACATCCTGGAGGACCCCAGGCTCCGGCCCTGCGAGTACAAGATCG ATTGTGAGGCACCGCTGAAGAAGGAGGGTGGCCTCCCGGAAGGGCCAGTCCTCGAGGCTCTGCTGTGTGCTgagactggagagaagaaagtggagctgaaggaggaggagaccatCATGGACTGTCAG AAACAGCAGTTGCTGGAGTTTCCGCATGATCTCGAGGTAGAAGACTTGGAGGAAGACATGCCCAGGAGGAAGAACAGGGCCAAAGGAAAG GCATATGGCATTGGAGGTCTCCGCAAACGCCAGGACACCGCATCTCTGGAGGACCGAGACAAGCCTTACGTCTGTGATA TCTGCGGGAAGAGATATAAGAACCGGCCAGGACTCAGCTACCattacacccacacccacctggctgaggaggagggggaggagcacACTGAGCGCCACGCCCTGCCTTTTCACCGGAAAAACAACCATAAAC CCAAGAAAGCACCAGATGGCACTGTCATCCCCAATGGCTACTGTGACTTTTGCCTGGGGGGCTCCAAGAAGACTGGGTGTCCCGAGGACCTCATCTCCTGTGCAGACTGTGGGCGATCAG GACATCCCTCGTGTTTACAGTTCACCGTGAACATGACCGCAGCTGTGCGGACCTACCGCTGGCAGTGCATTGAATGCAAGTCCTGCAGCCTGTGTGGCACCTCGGAGAATGAC GGTGCCAGCTGGGCGGGTCTCACCCCCCAGGACCAGCTGCTGTTCTGTGATGACTGCGATCGAGGTTACCACATGTACTGCCTGAGCCCTCCCATGGCGGAGCCCCCGGAAG GGAGCTGGAGTTGCCACCTCTGTCTTCGGCACTTGAAAGAGAAGGCCTCTGCTTACATCACCCTGACTTAG
- the Dpf1 gene encoding zinc finger protein neuro-d4 isoform X5: MGGLSARPTAGRTDPAGTCWGQDPGSKMATVIPSPLSLGEDFYREAIEHCRSYNARLCAERSLRLPFLDSQTGVAQNNCYIWMEKTHRGPGLAPGQIYTYPARCWRKKRRLNILEDPRLRPCEYKIDCEAPLKKEGGLPEGPVLEALLCAETGEKKVELKEEETIMDCQKQQLLEFPHDLEVEDLEEDMPRRKNRAKGKAYGIGGLRKRQDTASLEDRDKPYVCDICGKRYKNRPGLSYHYTHTHLAEEEGEEHTERHALPFHRKNNHKPKKAPDGTVIPNGYCDFCLGGSKKTGCPEDLISCADCGRSGHPSCLQFTVNMTAAVRTYRWQCIECKSCSLCGTSENDDQLLFCDDCDRGYHMYCLSPPMAEPPEGSWSCHLCLRHLKEKASAYITLT; this comes from the exons ATGGGCGGCCTCAGCGCCCGCCCGACCGCTGGGAGGACCGACCCGGCAGGGACCTGCTGGGGGCAGGACCCGGGGAGCAAGATGGCCACGGTCATCCCCAGCCCCCTGAG CCTTGGCGAGGACTTCTACCGGGAGGCCATCGAGCACTGTCGCAGCTACAACGCGCGCCTGTGTGCCGAGCGCAGCCTGCGCCTGCCCTTCCTCGACTCGCAGACCGGCGTGGCCCAGAACAACTGCTACATCTGGATGGAGAAGACCCACCGCGGGCCTG GTTTGGCCCCGGGACAGATCTACACTTACCCCGCCCGCTGTTGGAGGAAGAAACGGAGACTCAACATCCTGGAGGACCCCAGGCTCCGGCCCTGCGAGTACAAGATCG ATTGTGAGGCACCGCTGAAGAAGGAGGGTGGCCTCCCGGAAGGGCCAGTCCTCGAGGCTCTGCTGTGTGCTgagactggagagaagaaagtggagctgaaggaggaggagaccatCATGGACTGTCAG AAACAGCAGTTGCTGGAGTTTCCGCATGATCTCGAGGTAGAAGACTTGGAGGAAGACATGCCCAGGAGGAAGAACAGGGCCAAAGGAAAG GCATATGGCATTGGAGGTCTCCGCAAACGCCAGGACACCGCATCTCTGGAGGACCGAGACAAGCCTTACGTCTGTGATA TCTGCGGGAAGAGATATAAGAACCGGCCAGGACTCAGCTACCattacacccacacccacctggctgaggaggagggggaggagcacACTGAGCGCCACGCCCTGCCTTTTCACCGGAAAAACAACCATAAAC CCAAGAAAGCACCAGATGGCACTGTCATCCCCAATGGCTACTGTGACTTTTGCCTGGGGGGCTCCAAGAAGACTGGGTGTCCCGAGGACCTCATCTCCTGTGCAGACTGTGGGCGATCAG GACATCCCTCGTGTTTACAGTTCACCGTGAACATGACCGCAGCTGTGCGGACCTACCGCTGGCAGTGCATTGAATGCAAGTCCTGCAGCCTGTGTGGCACCTCGGAGAATGAC GACCAGCTGCTGTTCTGTGATGACTGCGATCGAGGTTACCACATGTACTGCCTGAGCCCTCCCATGGCGGAGCCCCCGGAAG GGAGCTGGAGTTGCCACCTCTGTCTTCGGCACTTGAAAGAGAAGGCCTCTGCTTACATCACCCTGACTTAG
- the Dpf1 gene encoding zinc finger protein neuro-d4 isoform X4, with amino-acid sequence MGGLSARPTAGRTDPAGTCWGQDPGSKMATVIPSPLSLGEDFYREAIEHCRSYNARLCAERSLRLPFLDSQTGVAQNNCYIWMEKTHRGPGLAPGQIYTYPARCWRKKRRLNILEDPRLRPCEYKIDCEAPLKKEGGLPEGPVLEALLCAETGEKKVELKEEETIMDCQKQQLLEFPHDLEVEDLEEDMPRRKNRAKGKAYGIGGLRKRQDTASLEDRDKPYVCDICGKRYKNRPGLSYHYTHTHLAEEEGEEHTERHALPFHRKNNHKQFYKELAWVPEAQRKHTAKKAPDGTVIPNGYCDFCLGGSKKTGCPEDLISCADCGRSGHPSCLQFTVNMTAAVRTYRWQCIECKSCSLCGTSENDGASWAGLTPQDQLLFCDDCDRGYHMYCLSPPMAEPPEGSWSCHLCLRHLKEKASAYITLT; translated from the exons ATGGGCGGCCTCAGCGCCCGCCCGACCGCTGGGAGGACCGACCCGGCAGGGACCTGCTGGGGGCAGGACCCGGGGAGCAAGATGGCCACGGTCATCCCCAGCCCCCTGAG CCTTGGCGAGGACTTCTACCGGGAGGCCATCGAGCACTGTCGCAGCTACAACGCGCGCCTGTGTGCCGAGCGCAGCCTGCGCCTGCCCTTCCTCGACTCGCAGACCGGCGTGGCCCAGAACAACTGCTACATCTGGATGGAGAAGACCCACCGCGGGCCTG GTTTGGCCCCGGGACAGATCTACACTTACCCCGCCCGCTGTTGGAGGAAGAAACGGAGACTCAACATCCTGGAGGACCCCAGGCTCCGGCCCTGCGAGTACAAGATCG ATTGTGAGGCACCGCTGAAGAAGGAGGGTGGCCTCCCGGAAGGGCCAGTCCTCGAGGCTCTGCTGTGTGCTgagactggagagaagaaagtggagctgaaggaggaggagaccatCATGGACTGTCAG AAACAGCAGTTGCTGGAGTTTCCGCATGATCTCGAGGTAGAAGACTTGGAGGAAGACATGCCCAGGAGGAAGAACAGGGCCAAAGGAAAG GCATATGGCATTGGAGGTCTCCGCAAACGCCAGGACACCGCATCTCTGGAGGACCGAGACAAGCCTTACGTCTGTGATA TCTGCGGGAAGAGATATAAGAACCGGCCAGGACTCAGCTACCattacacccacacccacctggctgaggaggagggggaggagcacACTGAGCGCCACGCCCTGCCTTTTCACCGGAAAAACAACCATAAAC agtttTACAAAGAATTGGCCTGGGTCCCCGAGGCACAGAGGAAACACACAG CCAAGAAAGCACCAGATGGCACTGTCATCCCCAATGGCTACTGTGACTTTTGCCTGGGGGGCTCCAAGAAGACTGGGTGTCCCGAGGACCTCATCTCCTGTGCAGACTGTGGGCGATCAG GACATCCCTCGTGTTTACAGTTCACCGTGAACATGACCGCAGCTGTGCGGACCTACCGCTGGCAGTGCATTGAATGCAAGTCCTGCAGCCTGTGTGGCACCTCGGAGAATGAC GGTGCCAGCTGGGCGGGTCTCACCCCCCAGGACCAGCTGCTGTTCTGTGATGACTGCGATCGAGGTTACCACATGTACTGCCTGAGCCCTCCCATGGCGGAGCCCCCGGAAG GGAGCTGGAGTTGCCACCTCTGTCTTCGGCACTTGAAAGAGAAGGCCTCTGCTTACATCACCCTGACTTAG
- the Dpf1 gene encoding zinc finger protein neuro-d4 isoform X7, with product MGGLSARPTAGRTDPAGTCWGQDPGSKMATVIPSPLSLGEDFYREAIEHCRSYNARLCAERSLRLPFLDSQTGVAQNNCYIWMEKTHRGPGLAPGQIYTYPARCWRKKRRLNILEDPRLRPCEYKIDCEAPLKKEGGLPEGPVLEALLCAETGEKKVELKEEETIMDCQKQQLLEFPHDLEVEDLEEDMPRRKNRAKGKAYGIGGLRKRQDTASLEDRDKPYVCDICGKRYKNRPGLSYHYTHTHLAEEEGEEHTERHALPFHRKNNHKQFYKELAWVPEAQRKHTAKKAPDGTVIPNGYCDFCLGGSKKTGCPEDLISCADCGRSGHPSCLQFTVNMTAAVRTYRWQCIECKSCSLCGTSENDDQLLFCDDCDRGYHMYCLSPPMAEPPEGSWSCHLCLRHLKEKASAYITLT from the exons ATGGGCGGCCTCAGCGCCCGCCCGACCGCTGGGAGGACCGACCCGGCAGGGACCTGCTGGGGGCAGGACCCGGGGAGCAAGATGGCCACGGTCATCCCCAGCCCCCTGAG CCTTGGCGAGGACTTCTACCGGGAGGCCATCGAGCACTGTCGCAGCTACAACGCGCGCCTGTGTGCCGAGCGCAGCCTGCGCCTGCCCTTCCTCGACTCGCAGACCGGCGTGGCCCAGAACAACTGCTACATCTGGATGGAGAAGACCCACCGCGGGCCTG GTTTGGCCCCGGGACAGATCTACACTTACCCCGCCCGCTGTTGGAGGAAGAAACGGAGACTCAACATCCTGGAGGACCCCAGGCTCCGGCCCTGCGAGTACAAGATCG ATTGTGAGGCACCGCTGAAGAAGGAGGGTGGCCTCCCGGAAGGGCCAGTCCTCGAGGCTCTGCTGTGTGCTgagactggagagaagaaagtggagctgaaggaggaggagaccatCATGGACTGTCAG AAACAGCAGTTGCTGGAGTTTCCGCATGATCTCGAGGTAGAAGACTTGGAGGAAGACATGCCCAGGAGGAAGAACAGGGCCAAAGGAAAG GCATATGGCATTGGAGGTCTCCGCAAACGCCAGGACACCGCATCTCTGGAGGACCGAGACAAGCCTTACGTCTGTGATA TCTGCGGGAAGAGATATAAGAACCGGCCAGGACTCAGCTACCattacacccacacccacctggctgaggaggagggggaggagcacACTGAGCGCCACGCCCTGCCTTTTCACCGGAAAAACAACCATAAAC agtttTACAAAGAATTGGCCTGGGTCCCCGAGGCACAGAGGAAACACACAG CCAAGAAAGCACCAGATGGCACTGTCATCCCCAATGGCTACTGTGACTTTTGCCTGGGGGGCTCCAAGAAGACTGGGTGTCCCGAGGACCTCATCTCCTGTGCAGACTGTGGGCGATCAG GACATCCCTCGTGTTTACAGTTCACCGTGAACATGACCGCAGCTGTGCGGACCTACCGCTGGCAGTGCATTGAATGCAAGTCCTGCAGCCTGTGTGGCACCTCGGAGAATGAC GACCAGCTGCTGTTCTGTGATGACTGCGATCGAGGTTACCACATGTACTGCCTGAGCCCTCCCATGGCGGAGCCCCCGGAAG GGAGCTGGAGTTGCCACCTCTGTCTTCGGCACTTGAAAGAGAAGGCCTCTGCTTACATCACCCTGACTTAG